Proteins encoded by one window of Lathyrus oleraceus cultivar Zhongwan6 chromosome 1, CAAS_Psat_ZW6_1.0, whole genome shotgun sequence:
- the LOC127085017 gene encoding serine decarboxylase: protein MVGSVDVLVDDLSINRPVDLLPDDFDVSAIIKDPVPPVVADIIGKVEAQFNAGNEKREIVLGRNIHTSCLEVTEPEDDDDITGDRDAHMASVLARYRKSLTERTKYHLGYPYNLDFDYGALSQLQHFSINNLGDPFIESNYGVHSRQFEVGVLDWFARLWELEKNEYWGYITNCGTEGNLHGILVGREVLPDGILYASRESHYSIFKAARMYRMECVKIETLNSGEIDCDDFKAKLLCHQDKPAIINVNIGTTVKGAVDDLDLVIQKLEEAGFSHDRFYIHVDGALFGLMMPFVKRAPKVTFKKPIGSVSVSGHKFVGCPMPCGVQITRLEHINALSRNVEYLASRDATIMGSRNGHAPIFLWYTLNRKGYRGFQKEVQKCLRNAFYFKDRLIDAGIGAMLNELSSTVVFERPHDEEFIRKWQLACKGNIAHVVVMPNVTIQKLDEFLNELVQKRVAWFEEGKYQPYCIASDVGENSCLCALHK from the exons ATGGTTGGAAGTGTTGATGTTTTGGTTGATGATTTGAGCATTAACAGACCAGTTGATTTATTGCCTGATGATTTTGATGTATCCGCCATTATCAAAGATCCCGTGCCTCCTGTAGTTGCAGACATTATTGGCAAGGTGGAGGCTCAGTTTAATGCAGGAAATGAGAAAAGAGAAATAGTTTTGGGAAGAAATATTCATACCTCGTGTCTTGAAGTCACGGAGCCAGAAGATGATGATGACATTACTGGGGATCGTGATGCTCATATGGCAAGTGTGTTGGCCAGATACAGAAAATCTTTAACTGAAAGGACAAAGTATCATTTAG GCTACCCCTATAATTTGGATTTTGATTACGGTGCACTCTCTCAACTTCAGCACTTTTCCATAAACAACCTTGGAGATCCATTCATTGAAAGCAATTATGGTGTCCACTCCCGGCAGTTTGAAGTTGGTGTTTTGGATTGGTTTGCCAGATTGTGGGAACTGGAGAAAAATGAGTATTGGGGCTATATAACAAACTGTGGCACAGAAGGCAATCTTCATGGAATCCTAGTTGG GAGAGAGGTGTTACCAGATGGGATTTTGTATGCCTCGCGGGAGTCACATTATTCAATTTTTAAAGCTGCTCGTATGTACCGAATGGAATGTGTGAAGATTGAGACTCTTAATTCAGGCGAGATTGATTGTGATGATTTCAAGGCCAAACTTCTTTGTCACCAGGACAAGCCAGCAATTATAAATGTGAACATAG GTACAACTGTGAAAGGAGCCGTGGATgatcttgatctggttatacaGAAACTTGAAGAAGCTGGATTTTCACACGACAGGTTCTACATTCACGTTGATGGTGCATTGTTTGGTCTCATGATGCCTTTTGTGAAACGA GCTCCAAAAGTAACTTTTAAGAAGCCTATTGGAAGTGTCAGTGTTTCTGGCCACAAATTTGTGGGGTGCCCCATGCCTTGTGGGGTGCAGATAACAAGATTGGAGCATATCAATGCTCTTTCCAGAAATGTGGAATACCTTGCGTCTAGGGACGCCACAATCATGGGTAGTCGAAATGGCCACGCTCCCATATTCCTTTGGTATACCTTGAACCGGAAAGGATACAGAGGCTTCCAGAAAGAAGTACAGAAATGCTTGCGAAATGCATTCTACTTCAAAGACCGCCTTATCGATGCTGGGATCGGTGCAATGCTTAACGAGCTTAGCAGCACAGTTGTATTTGAACGGCCACACGATGAGGAATTTATCCGCAAATGGCAGTTAGCATGCAAGGGGAACATCGCTCATGTGGTGGTGATGCCAAATGTCACTATTCAGAAACTTGATGAATTTCTAAACGAGCTTGTGCAGAAGCGTGTTGCTTGGTTTGAAGAGGGGAAGTATCAGCCTTATTGTATTGCATCAGATGTAGGTGAAAACAGTTGCCTATGTGCTCTGCATAAGTAA